The following proteins come from a genomic window of Yinghuangia sp. ASG 101:
- a CDS encoding oxygenase MpaB family protein, which produces MRRAEATYRHLAFVEFGEDLVFGLNLGFYRTFAVPEIARVLASTGRMTREAPLRAKATGKAMFGLFRDGLDSDAAAEAVDALNRIHARWPIDNDAFLYVLACFDVAPMRWCDKYAWRPTTPDEKSASHVFHRRLAARMGIVDVPATWDGFARWMDDFERRRFAPTDEAAELWRATQGILAHRFPPRLAPLVRVAVDTFLDDPLRRALGVRRAPAPVRALASGGMRLRAYRIGRSHADPHYRPKLPSALRDV; this is translated from the coding sequence GTGCGACGTGCGGAAGCCACGTACCGTCACCTGGCTTTCGTCGAGTTCGGCGAGGACCTCGTCTTCGGACTCAACCTCGGCTTCTACCGGACCTTCGCCGTCCCCGAGATCGCCCGGGTCCTGGCCTCGACCGGCCGCATGACCCGGGAAGCCCCCCTGCGCGCCAAGGCGACCGGCAAGGCCATGTTCGGGCTCTTCCGCGACGGCCTCGACAGCGACGCGGCGGCCGAAGCTGTCGACGCGCTCAACCGCATCCACGCGCGCTGGCCCATCGACAACGACGCCTTTCTCTACGTGCTGGCGTGTTTCGACGTCGCCCCGATGCGTTGGTGCGACAAGTACGCCTGGAGGCCCACGACACCGGACGAGAAGAGCGCGTCGCACGTCTTCCACCGGCGCCTCGCCGCACGCATGGGGATCGTCGACGTCCCGGCCACGTGGGACGGATTCGCCCGCTGGATGGACGACTTCGAACGGCGCCGATTCGCTCCCACCGACGAGGCGGCGGAACTCTGGCGCGCCACGCAGGGAATCCTCGCCCACCGCTTCCCGCCGCGCCTGGCGCCTCTCGTCCGCGTCGCCGTCGACACGTTCCTCGACGACCCGCTGCGCCGTGCGCTGGGGGTGCGCCGCGCACCGGCCCCGGTCCGGGCCCTGGCCTCCGGCGGCATGCGCCTGCGCGCGTACCGCATCGGCCGGTCCCACGCGGATCCGCACTACCGCCCGAAACTGCCGTCCGCGTTGCGTGATGTCTAG
- a CDS encoding response regulator — translation MIRVLVVDDERMVCTLLRTILGTAPDIEVVGEAYDGAEAVESVVRLEPDVVFMDLHMPGVDGLTAIERIVELPRPPRVVVLTTIDPDLYVLRALHAGAAGFLLKDTPPEDLIGLVRVAHEGHTVLSPAATRGLVTASAGQDAIRRRALGRIGALTARERDVLACLAEGLANARIAERLHLSEATVKGYVSRLLVKLDCANRTQAGIVAYDAGLIDPRPPRTASTDGAHDPRRRPGRTP, via the coding sequence ATGATCCGGGTCCTTGTCGTCGACGACGAGCGCATGGTCTGCACCCTGCTGCGCACCATCCTCGGCACGGCACCCGACATCGAGGTGGTCGGCGAGGCCTACGACGGCGCCGAGGCCGTCGAATCGGTCGTCCGGCTCGAACCCGACGTGGTGTTCATGGACCTGCACATGCCCGGCGTCGACGGACTCACCGCGATCGAGCGCATCGTCGAACTCCCGCGCCCGCCACGCGTCGTCGTGCTCACGACCATCGACCCCGACCTGTACGTGCTGCGCGCGCTGCACGCCGGAGCGGCCGGATTCCTGCTCAAGGACACCCCGCCGGAGGACCTGATCGGCCTGGTCCGGGTCGCGCACGAGGGCCACACGGTGCTCTCGCCCGCCGCGACGCGCGGCCTGGTCACCGCGTCCGCCGGGCAGGATGCGATACGCAGGCGCGCACTCGGCCGCATCGGCGCACTCACGGCACGCGAACGCGACGTCCTCGCCTGCCTCGCGGAGGGCCTGGCCAACGCGCGGATCGCCGAACGGCTGCACCTGAGCGAGGCGACGGTCAAGGGCTACGTATCGCGGCTGCTCGTCAAACTCGACTGCGCCAACCGCACGCAGGCCGGGATCGTCGCCTACGACGCGGGCCTGATCGATCCGCGCCCGCCGCGCACCGCCTCGACCGACGGAGCGCACGATCCGCGCCGCCGCCCCGGGCGGACGCCGTGA
- a CDS encoding sensor histidine kinase produces the protein MSRTTIARIRRTWPLSPRTFDRVFALGFLFLVAVAFGIAAWVDRDEHIAGMEYVKAVTQLLSVFLLVWRRTHPIAVAVGCGLLSVPEQAVAMPWALYAVGAFTENRRAVWASVVPLSVLWARPWDLVTASDQIGNVLIGLAPALYGLYVASRRRLIAALEERAERAEREQELRAENARSEERARLAGEMHDVVTHRVSLMVLQAGALRTLAPDAGTRRAAEDLRLVGCQAMEELRNLVTILRSEDSFGSALDDRPCVLDLTTLVAESRAAGVEVALDADAVPPASPVVVRTAYRVVQESLTNVHKHAPGARVAVELRDGDGRLRLEVRNTRPTGPGEMVFPGEGTGLLGLRRRVETVGGTLRAGPTGDGGFAVAADLPTGTPVESGTATGGGATGSAKAARTGPGEPGNTPSGVR, from the coding sequence ATGAGCAGGACGACGATCGCCCGGATCCGCCGGACATGGCCGCTGAGCCCGCGGACCTTCGACCGCGTCTTCGCGCTCGGCTTCCTGTTCCTGGTCGCCGTGGCGTTCGGCATCGCCGCCTGGGTCGACCGCGACGAGCACATCGCCGGCATGGAGTACGTCAAGGCGGTCACCCAACTCCTGTCCGTCTTCCTCCTGGTGTGGCGCCGCACCCACCCGATCGCGGTCGCCGTCGGCTGCGGGCTGCTGTCCGTCCCGGAACAGGCCGTCGCCATGCCCTGGGCGCTCTACGCGGTCGGCGCGTTCACCGAGAACCGCCGCGCGGTCTGGGCCTCCGTCGTCCCCCTCAGCGTCCTGTGGGCCCGGCCCTGGGACCTGGTGACCGCGTCCGATCAGATCGGCAACGTCCTGATCGGCCTGGCCCCCGCGCTCTACGGCCTCTACGTCGCCTCCCGCCGCCGCCTGATCGCGGCCCTCGAGGAACGCGCCGAGCGCGCCGAACGCGAACAGGAACTCCGCGCCGAGAACGCACGCTCGGAGGAACGCGCCCGCCTCGCGGGAGAAATGCACGACGTCGTCACCCATCGGGTCAGCCTCATGGTGCTGCAGGCCGGCGCGCTGCGCACCCTCGCGCCCGACGCCGGCACGCGCCGGGCCGCCGAGGACCTCCGCCTCGTCGGCTGCCAGGCCATGGAGGAACTCCGCAACCTCGTCACCATCCTGCGCAGTGAGGACAGCTTCGGCTCCGCCCTCGACGACCGGCCGTGCGTACTCGACCTCACGACACTCGTCGCCGAATCCCGCGCCGCGGGCGTCGAGGTCGCGCTCGACGCCGACGCGGTGCCGCCCGCGTCCCCGGTCGTGGTGCGCACCGCCTACCGCGTCGTCCAGGAGTCGCTGACCAACGTGCACAAACACGCCCCCGGCGCCCGCGTCGCCGTCGAGTTGCGCGACGGCGACGGCCGCCTGCGCCTCGAAGTCCGCAACACGCGGCCCACCGGGCCCGGCGAGATGGTCTTCCCCGGCGAGGGCACCGGCCTGCTCGGGCTGCGCCGGCGCGTCGAGACGGTCGGGGGCACACTGCGCGCCGGGCCGACCGGTGACGGCGGGTTCGCCGTCGCGGCGGACCTGCCGACCGGCACGCCGGTAGAGTCCGGGACGGCGACCGGCGGCGGCGCCACCGGTTCGGCGAAGGCCGCGCGGACCGGGCCCGGCGAACCCGGGAACACACCATCGGGAGTGCGATGA
- a CDS encoding ABC transporter permease, with amino-acid sequence MWKTTVRNLVAHRLRLLLTAVAIIFGVAFVSGVLTLGATVSDGYRKAAATDLKDVAVGVHATADAERDHQVPRLDEALVDTIRALPGVSAVRATNAGFTAIVDRDGDRMGGRRNTVGSTFSPGTDGRDPKYRFTSGHGPTGPDEVAIDERAAEDAGYRTGDRVRVVANGPVRDVVLVGIFTTDDAQYRLGGTLTLFDRATAQALFSEPGIYSAIAVHAAPGTTDAALLAAVGPLTPRGAEAKTGDALRADQRNDIEGGAKGLTQTLLVFAGIALFVGTFIIANTFTMLVAQRTREFALLRAVGATRRQVSRAVLIEAGVLGLVCGVIGYALGIGLCQALRALFDAIDAELPPGPVVFAPHAIAAALGVGVVVTVVAAWVPAHRASSIPPVAALRGDLPPGTRSLRVRNTVGALVVTLGVAVVYGVGRFGDKSDGDLVMIMGGGFVALTGVIMLVPLLSTPLLRLLGRPLTALFGACGKLARENAVRNPRRTAATASALMVGLILVTSLSVVGASLKKELDRVALRGISADYGVEMVSGTPMDDAMVEAVRGTPGVRAVSPILTARVGIGGTDTEVTAMDAATGMDLLHAEFVEGGPEGFASGLIVDAQRAEDKGWTVGSLADVAFPDGETATIPVGGIYEKNLLLGDALMTTEALTPHLDRPLADAIFVKAAAGHQGAMRGNLKTAVGGNPAVKIMSKDDYRKELGGIIDLLLNLLYGLLGMAIVIAVIGIVNTLAMSVFERTREIGMLRAIGLDRRRVRVMIRIEAVMISVFGALLGMALGLPIGVLGVRAAKGTTQMTPVVPWERMGLFLVLAALVGMLAAAWPARRAARMEVLDALHTT; translated from the coding sequence ATGTGGAAAACGACCGTGCGCAATCTGGTCGCGCACCGGCTCAGGCTGCTGCTCACGGCTGTCGCGATCATCTTCGGCGTCGCCTTCGTGTCCGGCGTGCTCACGCTAGGCGCGACGGTGTCCGACGGCTACAGGAAGGCCGCCGCCACCGACCTGAAGGACGTCGCCGTCGGCGTGCACGCCACCGCGGACGCCGAACGCGACCACCAGGTGCCCCGGCTCGACGAAGCGCTCGTCGACACGATCCGCGCGCTGCCGGGCGTCTCCGCGGTCCGCGCGACCAACGCGGGGTTCACCGCGATCGTCGACAGGGACGGCGACCGCATGGGTGGCCGCCGCAACACCGTCGGGTCCACGTTCTCGCCCGGCACCGACGGCCGGGACCCCAAGTACCGGTTCACCAGCGGCCACGGACCGACCGGCCCCGACGAGGTCGCCATCGACGAACGCGCGGCCGAGGACGCCGGTTATCGGACCGGCGACCGCGTCCGCGTGGTCGCCAACGGCCCGGTCCGCGACGTGGTGCTGGTGGGCATCTTCACCACCGACGACGCGCAGTACCGGCTCGGCGGCACCCTCACGCTGTTCGACCGGGCCACCGCGCAGGCCCTGTTCAGCGAACCCGGTATCTACAGCGCCATCGCCGTCCACGCCGCCCCCGGCACCACCGACGCCGCACTGCTCGCCGCGGTCGGACCGCTCACCCCGCGCGGGGCCGAGGCCAAGACCGGCGACGCGTTGCGCGCGGACCAGCGGAACGACATCGAGGGCGGCGCGAAGGGCCTGACCCAGACGCTCCTGGTATTCGCCGGAATCGCGCTGTTCGTCGGCACGTTCATCATCGCCAACACCTTCACCATGCTCGTCGCCCAGCGCACCCGCGAGTTCGCGCTGCTGCGCGCCGTCGGCGCCACCCGCCGCCAGGTGTCCCGGGCCGTCCTGATCGAAGCCGGCGTACTCGGCCTGGTGTGCGGCGTCATCGGCTACGCCCTCGGCATCGGCCTGTGCCAGGCCCTGCGCGCGCTGTTCGACGCGATCGACGCGGAACTCCCGCCCGGCCCGGTGGTGTTCGCGCCCCACGCGATCGCCGCCGCGCTCGGCGTCGGCGTCGTGGTCACCGTCGTCGCCGCGTGGGTCCCCGCGCACCGCGCCTCGTCGATCCCGCCGGTCGCCGCCCTGCGCGGCGACCTGCCGCCCGGCACCAGGAGCCTGCGCGTCCGCAACACGGTCGGCGCGCTCGTGGTCACCCTCGGCGTCGCGGTCGTCTACGGGGTCGGCCGGTTCGGGGACAAGAGCGACGGCGACCTCGTGATGATCATGGGCGGCGGGTTCGTGGCGCTCACCGGGGTCATCATGCTCGTGCCGCTGCTGTCCACACCCCTGCTGCGCCTGCTCGGCCGTCCGCTCACCGCGCTGTTCGGGGCGTGCGGCAAGCTCGCCCGGGAGAACGCGGTCCGCAACCCGCGCCGCACCGCGGCCACCGCGTCCGCCCTCATGGTCGGACTCATCCTGGTCACCTCGCTGTCGGTGGTCGGGGCCTCCCTCAAGAAGGAACTCGACCGGGTGGCGCTGCGCGGCATCTCCGCCGACTACGGCGTCGAGATGGTCTCCGGCACCCCCATGGACGACGCGATGGTCGAAGCGGTCCGCGGGACGCCCGGCGTCCGGGCGGTGTCCCCGATCCTCACCGCACGCGTCGGCATCGGCGGCACGGACACCGAGGTCACCGCGATGGACGCCGCGACCGGCATGGACCTGCTGCACGCGGAATTCGTCGAGGGCGGCCCGGAGGGCTTCGCCTCCGGGCTGATCGTCGACGCACAGCGCGCCGAGGACAAGGGCTGGACGGTCGGCAGCCTCGCCGACGTGGCCTTCCCCGACGGCGAGACCGCGACCATCCCGGTCGGCGGCATCTACGAGAAGAACCTGCTGCTCGGCGACGCCCTCATGACCACCGAAGCGCTCACGCCGCACCTCGACCGGCCGCTCGCCGATGCGATCTTCGTGAAGGCGGCGGCCGGACACCAGGGCGCGATGCGCGGCAACCTCAAGACGGCCGTCGGCGGCAACCCCGCGGTCAAGATCATGTCCAAGGACGACTACCGCAAGGAACTCGGCGGCATCATCGACCTGTTGCTCAACCTCCTGTACGGCCTCCTCGGCATGGCCATCGTGATCGCGGTCATCGGCATCGTCAACACCCTCGCCATGTCCGTGTTCGAACGCACGCGCGAGATCGGCATGTTGCGCGCGATCGGACTGGACCGCCGCCGCGTCCGCGTCATGATCCGCATCGAGGCCGTGATGATCTCCGTCTTCGGCGCCCTCCTCGGCATGGCCCTCGGGTTGCCGATCGGTGTCCTCGGTGTCCGCGCCGCCAAGGGCACCACCCAGATGACCCCGGTGGTCCCGTGGGAGCGGATGGGCCTCTTCCTCGTCCTGGCCGCACTCGTCGGCATGCTGGCCGCGGCCTGGCCCGCCCGGCGGGCGGCGAGGATGGAGGTACTCGACGCCCTCCACACCACCTGA